AATGCACCGCCAGCGTGTCGCGGATCGTGCGGATGATCGCCAGCACATCGGGCTGCTGCGACGGCTCCGCGACGAAGAAGATCACCAGCGCCTCGCTGCCGGTCGTGCGCGTCGGCACGCCGCAGGCGGCAACGAAGCTCGGCTTGACGCCCGCGATCCGGCTGACGGCATCTTCGAGGTCATAGCAGTAGTAGTGGTTGCCGCCGATGATGATTAGTTCCTTCTCGCGGCCCGTGATCGTGACCTGTCCATCCTTGATGAAGGCCAGATCGCCCGTGTTGAACCAGTCTCCGTCAGGGAAGGCGTCGCGATTGGCTTCGGGATGGTTGAGATAGCCGGGTGTGACTCGTCCCGATCGCACCTGAAGCCGCCCGATCCAGCCTTCCGGCAACAGGTGGTTACGCTGATCGACCACGCGCAGCGTCGCGCCCATCGCGGGACGACCCATGCTGAGGAAGATGGTCTGATCGGCTGGCTCGGCGTTTGCTGCGAGCCATTCCAGCGCGCCGCGAATGCTTGAGGTGCGGACATACTGCACGCTGTCGGCATCGGAGAAGAACTTGTAGACGATCGCGGTGCAGGTTTCGGCCATGCCCCAGGCCAGCACCAGCTTGCTGGCGCTGATGCCGAAGGGCGCGGTCGCGGTCAGGAAATCACGCATCACGGGCAGCGTGCATTGCTCCCCGGCGTTCAGCAGCGTCTTGAGCGCCGCGAGATCCCAGTGGCGGCCAGGCTGCCTGTGCAGGGCCTCGGTGATCAGCTTATAGCCGAAGTTGGGCGCCCACGTGTGGTTGACCCGATGGCGTTCCAGCAGGTCGAGCCAGAGCAGCGGATCGGCCAGGATCAGCTCGGCGGGCGCGTGCAGGTTGGTGCAGCCCAGAAACACGGGCCGCAGGTGAAACATGACGATCGGCACGACGTGATCGAGCGGCAGCCAGTTGAAGGTAAGATCGCCGCTGGCAAAGCCGGTGCTGTCCCGGTCGCCGAGCACGTACTCCATCAGCCCGCGATGCGTGATCTGGATGACCTTGGAGGTGCCGGTGCTGCCCGACGACAATTGCAGCATCGCGACGTCAGCCGGATCAGGCTGGTGCAGTTCCTCGGCGGCGGGAGCCTGCTCGCAGCGCTCGACGGTCAGGACGCGCAGGCCATCCATGTCATACAGCCCGGTCAGGCTGCGCAGATCGGCGGCGGTCTGTCCACCGCTGATCAGGACGGGCCGAGCAAGCGACAGCCAGGCATGATACAGCTTGTCGAGCACGGCGTTGCGCGCGCCGTAGCCGGGTGGCCGCGCGATCGTGACGGGACGGATGCCGCCCAGGACGCACGCCCAGAAGGCCGGGAAGTGATCGGCAAGCGTGGGAATGTGCAGGATCGCGACATCACCTGCCTGCAAGCCCTGCTCCCTCAGACCGCCCAGGATACGGCGTGCTCGCGCCAGCAGATCGGGGTAGGCGATGAAGTGGGTCTGCTGCCGATCCACAACCACATGCAGCCCGTGATCGGGAAACTGCTCCGCCGCGCGCAGCAGCGCCGCTGGAAGCGTGCGCGGATCGTCCGGCGCGACGCGCAGCGGGCCGCCATCGCAGAGCGCAGGAGGCAGCGCCGCGCCTGGCGCGGACTCCGTCTCGGCTGGCAGACTCGCCACCGGGAGCGCTTCGGTTTCGACGGCACGCCAGGTGCGATCAATTGCCGAAACATGCACGCGCGTGCGCGGTATGCTGTCGGGCGCGAGGTCAACCTGGAAGCGGCCATCGGGCCACCGCTGGCGCAGCATGAGATCGAAGTCATGGAGCGCCTGGGGCGTGAGGACGGGCAGCCGCAGCAGGGCGGGAAGATCGGGCGTGCCCTCGGCGGTGCGGGGGATCTGGTTGACCAGGACGGGCACCACGGGATGCTGAGCCGCGAGCGACTCGGCCTCGATCCGGCGCTTCAGGCGCGCTGCGTCGGTGGCCGGTGTCGGCACCAGATAGGCGACAAAGCGGATGTGACCGTGTATAGTTGTGCGTGTGATCACCACGCAATCCAGGATGTCATCACCTGACAGGCGCGCTTCGAGATCGATCCGGCGCGTTCGGTCCGCTGCTTCCATACCTCCACCTGCTGTGTACCGGCGTTACGCCGTGAGTACTTGTCGCCTCCGGCAGGGCGGTACCTGAGTTGCCGGGTCATCCACGACGTACCCGCATGGATGATGGACCGTGCTGCCGTGGGCCGACATATAGGCTAGGACGATCGGCTGCGTAGCTCCCCTGGTTGACGGCTCGTTGTTCGTGATCAGGCGCGATCAGCGCTATCCGATGCTGTCGGCTCTGCGGAGCCGACGGGCGTGATTGATGAGGAACAGCAGGAACACCAGCGCCAGGACAATCGCGATGCCATGAAACAGGCTCACGACAGAAACCGGCGAGACACGTTCCATCAGCCAGGCACACAGGATCATGCCCACACCAAAGCCCAGGCTTTCGGCCATAGCCGAGAAGCCGAAGATAAAGCCGCGCTGCTCATCTGCCATGCCCTGGAGACGCGAGGTATAGGCGATCTCGGTCAGGCCATCGGCAAGCCCGGCGGCGACGGCGACCAGCAGCGTGAGCGGGAGGGGCAGGCCCGTAAACACCAGGATAAAGAAGACGGACATGAAGCAGGTGCCAAGCGCGAAGGCGCTCTCGCTGATCGTCTGGTCGTCGCGCTTCAAAAAGCGGCTCAGCAGATGGTGGGCGAGCAGGCTGCCAATCGCCCAGGCGGCCCAGGTACGGCCCACGAAGGCCGAGGGATTCTGCGGGCTGATGAGGTTGGCGTAGACCGGAATGCCCACGTTGTGCGACGCGGAGCCGAAGGCGTCGGCGGCGCGAATAAAGACCATCAGCAGCAGGAGTGGCGCGGTCCTGAGCCACAGGAACGCCAGGCCATACGATCGGAGCAGGCCGACCGAGGGCGTGGCAGCGGCGGCGCTGGCCGCACGATCGGCGGCGCGCATCGTGAGCGGCAGCCAGGTGAGAT
Above is a genomic segment from Herpetosiphonaceae bacterium containing:
- a CDS encoding SDR family NAD(P)-dependent oxidoreductase translates to MEAADRTRRIDLEARLSGDDILDCVVITRTTIHGHIRFVAYLVPTPATDAARLKRRIEAESLAAQHPVVPVLVNQIPRTAEGTPDLPALLRLPVLTPQALHDFDLMLRQRWPDGRFQVDLAPDSIPRTRVHVSAIDRTWRAVETEALPVASLPAETESAPGAALPPALCDGGPLRVAPDDPRTLPAALLRAAEQFPDHGLHVVVDRQQTHFIAYPDLLARARRILGGLREQGLQAGDVAILHIPTLADHFPAFWACVLGGIRPVTIARPPGYGARNAVLDKLYHAWLSLARPVLISGGQTAADLRSLTGLYDMDGLRVLTVERCEQAPAAEELHQPDPADVAMLQLSSGSTGTSKVIQITHRGLMEYVLGDRDSTGFASGDLTFNWLPLDHVVPIVMFHLRPVFLGCTNLHAPAELILADPLLWLDLLERHRVNHTWAPNFGYKLITEALHRQPGRHWDLAALKTLLNAGEQCTLPVMRDFLTATAPFGISASKLVLAWGMAETCTAIVYKFFSDADSVQYVRTSSIRGALEWLAANAEPADQTIFLSMGRPAMGATLRVVDQRNHLLPEGWIGRLQVRSGRVTPGYLNHPEANRDAFPDGDWFNTGDLAFIKDGQVTITGREKELIIIGGNHYYCYDLEDAVSRIAGVKPSFVAACGVPTRTTGSEALVIFFVAEPSQQPDVLAIIRTIRDTLAVHFQTAPALVIPLAEASFPKTTSGKIQRSELKERLLRGEFDGIVRELDLREGNANTVPDCMYRVAWEAREYLADAALPQDGVTLVLSDEDGLADGLEHHRAHFGSLVRVGRASDYAEIGADRFHLDPAVPEHWDRLFRALREQNLLPQTVLYLWSYLPLPDPDLAGAALNNATARCGDALLMVIRALAKHVPSTPLRVVTVSRQLHRITGDEAICYPAAMTAALTLGLRHEYPHLDAWHLDLAGRSPRADADDLLAALWMRRSGAEIAWRDGRCYLRRLVKLTPRPHPEPSSLLRHGACYVVSGGLGGIGAELLADLLQRYQLNVLILGRTPLAEDKKALLDRLAARGGSVRYRAVDLTDTAGLEEAVREAEAAWQQPLDGVVHLAGGYELRLLADHDSSSWQRALASKLAGSLHLAALLRDRPQATFIAFSSLLSLIGATGSAAYSAANRVLEAVCDYLAAHTEIRTYCLSWGLW